A section of the Oryza sativa Japonica Group chromosome 1, ASM3414082v1 genome encodes:
- the LOC4323964 gene encoding stress-response A/B barrel domain-containing protein HS1, with amino-acid sequence MAAETPAAGRSGVLKHIVLARFKEEVTPERLDHLIRGFGGLVNLVPSMKAFNWGTDVSIENMHHGFTHVFECTFESTEGVKEYIEHPAHLEFAKEILLAMEKTLIIDYMPTAVNNS; translated from the exons ATGGCAGCGGAGACCCCGGCGGCAGGGAGGAGTGGCGTGCTGAAGCACATTGTGCTGGCGCGGTTCAAGGAGGAGGTGACGCCGGAGCGACTGGACCACCTCATCCGTGGCTTCGGCGGCCTCGTAAACCTCGTCCCTTCCATGAAGGCCTTCAACTG GGGAACTGACGTGAGCATAGAGAACATGCACCATGGATTCACACACGTATTCGAGTGCACTTTTGAAAGCACAGAAGGAGTCAAGGAGTACATTGAACACCCAGCACATCTTGAATTTGCAAAGGAAATCTTGCTTGCAATGGAGAAGACACTCATAATCGACTACATGCCAACTGCTGTAAATAACAGCTGA